The Pyrenophora tritici-repentis strain M4 chromosome 10, whole genome shotgun sequence genome contains a region encoding:
- a CDS encoding MIND kinetochore complex component Nnf1: MPTATEPNSRSPSPTPAPPIADAPGPRAQGLINVFNQASKATLDKCSAKNFASCFPTAAQYSPEVLDNLRGQIVDQLDRTWKSNFEDIMERRNVVKLLNSLDQCIEDAKLRKKRAESNANGGPVETPIPPHTLSPSEIHLAHLMPYLEKQANDMNTKLAETQQSNTKLLSTVTAQRAEIEALVRGLENVIQDLDISAQMMAQDEVQELSKETRELEMEMRT, translated from the exons ATGCCCACCGCCACAGAACCTAACTCGCGCTCCCCGTCTCCCACACCCGCCCCGCCCATCGCCGACGCCCCAGGCCCTCGCGCGCAAGGTCTGATCAATGTGTTCAACCAAGCCTCAAAAGCCACACTGGACAAATGCTCCGCCAAGAACTTTGCTTCCTGTTTCCCCACCGCTGCACAATACAGTCCAGAAGTGCTGGATAACCTGCGAGGCCAGATTGTAGACCAACTAGACCGAACATGGAAGAGCAACTTTGAAGATATCATGGAGAGGAGGAATGTAGTCAAGCTGCTTAATTCCCTAGACCAATGTATCGAGGATGCGAAACTGAGGAAGAAACGCGCCGAATCGAATGCGAATGGCGGGCCTGTGGAAACCCCTATTCC CCCTCACACACTCTCGCCCTCTGAAATACACCTAGCACACCTTATGCCCTACCTCGAGAAACAAGCGAACGACATGAACACGAAACTTGCAGAAACTCAGCAGTCAAACACCAAGCTACTGTCTACTGTAACCGCACAGCGCGCTGAGATCGAGGCGCTGGTCCGCGGCTTGGAAAACGTTATACAAGATCTGGATATTAGTGCACAGATGATGGCGCAAGATGAGGTGCAGGAGCTCAGCAAGGAGACGAGAGAGCTGGAGATGGAGATGAGAACTTGA
- a CDS encoding I-LWEQ multi-domain protein encodes MALYGSSRNVDMGKQESELAINIRKATSIDEVSPKRKHVRACIVYTWDHKSSASFWQGMKVQPILADEVQTFKALITVHKVLQEGHPIALKEAQSNTSWLESLSRGSVAGEGMRGYAPLISEYIYYLLAKLAFHRQHPEFNGTFEYEEYISLKSINDPNEGYETISDLMTLQDQIDAFQKLIFSHFRSGANNECRIAALVPLVQESYGIYKFITSMLRAMHTTLGDDEALSPLRGRYDAQHYRLVKFYYECSNLRYLTSLITVPKLPQEPPNLLSEDENAPALPARPRNEKPAERTPAVDPEPINEFWKDNQRRQQEEYEAEQQRLQRQWEEAQQQQQQQALQAQRDFEEQQRLQAEQARLAQEQLMREQYQQQTQGRLAELERENLNARAQYERDQLMLQQYDQRMKALEGEINQMNQNFQQQMGSRDDQIRALQEQLNTWRSKYESLAKLYSQLRHEHLQLLQKFKAVQLKANSAQEAIDSRDKLQRELKTKNIELADMIRERDRALMDKDRHTGGHREEIEKLKRELRSALDRADNAERGKGSELSALLSRHNREIADLEEALRNKSRALEDFQMKYREGDSDLERQLRDKEEELEIFRAGMDQTLLELNELKLNANANDNVLDGHLDTLIQDSLQKINDIIDSVLQSGVQRVDDALYELDSPMQAGNQNATGPFVLSQIEKASACAMEFSTAFNNFIADGPNAKHAEVINAVNNFGGAIVDVLVNTKGLTRFASDENKSDQLINGARASATSTIRFFRNVQSVRMYDLDAEQKIGVVINNSTEVVRNLQSLSKLADAFAPKSKITNASGDLGDLVDSELTKAANAIDAATERLSKLMKKPRDQYSTYELQIHDSILEAAIAVTNAIANLIKAATVSQQEIVREGRGSMSKTQFYKKHNRWTEGLISAAKAVATSTNMLIETADGVISGRNSPEQLIVASNDVAASTAQLVAASRVKASFMSKTQDKLESASKTVTAACRSLVRQVQAIIAQKNRDEGESVDYSKLGDHEFKVRQMEQQVEILQLENSLAQARTRLGEMRKLSYLEE; translated from the exons ATGGCCCTCTACGGAAGCTCGCGCAACGTTGACATGGGCAA GCAGGAGTCGGAGCTTGCCATCAACATTCGTAAAGCGACCAGCATTGATGAGGTCTCGCCCAAGC GGAAACACGTACGAGCATGTATTGTGTACACTTGGGACCACAAGAGTTCGGCCTCTTTCTGGCAGGGCATGAAAGT GCAGCCAATTCTTGCAGACGAGGTGCAGACTTTCAAGGCGCTCATTACCGTCCACAAGGTCCTTCAAGAAGGCCACCCCATCGCTCTTAAGGAGGCACAATCAAACACTAGCTGGCTCGAAAGCTTGTCACGGGGCTCTGTAGCCGGCGAAGGCATGCGAGGATATGCGCCGCTTATCTCCGAGTACATTTACTATCTCCTGGCTAAGCTTGCCTTCCACAGACAGCACCCGGAATTCAACG GAACATTCGAATATGAGGAGTACATCAGTCTGAAGTCGATCAACGACCCGAACGAGGGATACGAGACCATCTCGGACTTGATGACACTGCAGGATCAAATTGACGCCTTCCAAAAGCTCATCTTCTCCCACTTCAGGAGCGGCGCGAACAACGAATGCAGAATAGCAGCCTTGGTTCCATTGGTCCAGGAAAGCTATGGTATTTACAAGTTCATTACCAGCATGCTGCGCGCAATGCATACCA CCCTTGGCGACGATGAGGCGCTTTCTCCTCTGCGCGGCCGATACGATGCGCAGCACTACCGCCTTGTCAAGTTCTACTACGAATGCTCCAACCTACGATACTTAACGAGCCTGATCACAGTGCCAAAGCTACCACAAGAGCCACCGAACCTGCTGTCCGAAGACGAAAATGCGCCAGCCTTGCCCGCGCGACCACGAAATGAGAAGCCGGCCGAACGCACTCCTGCTGTTGACCCAGAGCCCATCAACGAGTTTTGGAAAGACAACCAGAGAAGACAACAAGAGGAATACGAGGCAGAGCAGCAGAGGCTACAGCGACAATGGGAGGAGGcccagcagcaacagcaacagcaagCGCTGCAGGCACAACGCGACTTCGAGGAGCAACAAAGGCTTCAGGCTGAGCAAGCTCGTTTGGCGCAAGAGCAACTCATGCGCGAGCAGTATCAGCAACAAACGCAGGGTCGCCTTGCCGAACTTGAACGGGAGAATTTGAATGCGCGTGCACAGTACGAACGCGATCAGCTAATGCTACAACAGTACGATCAAAGGATGAAGGCTTTGGAGGGAGAGATCAACCAGATGAACCAAAACTTCCAGCAACAGATGGGCTCACGAGACGATCAAATACGCGCGCTTCAGGAACAGCTCAACACCTGGAGGTCCAAGTACGAATCGCTCGCCAAGCTATATTCTCAACTGCGACATGAGCACCTTCAGCTGCTACAGAAGTTCAAGGCTGTACAACTCAAGGCGAACTCTGCCCAGGAAGCCATCGACAGCCGCGATAAGCTCCAACGAGAGCTGAAGACCAAGAACATCGAGTTGGCCGACATGATCCGCGAACGTGACCGCGCACTCATGGACAAGGACCGACACACTGGTGGCCATCGTGAAGAGATTGAGAAGCTGAAGCGCGAGCTTCGCTCTGCCCTGGATAGAGCCGACAACGCCGAGCGTGGCAAGGGTTCAGAACTGTCGGCGCTGCTGTCAAGACATAACCGTGAGATTGCAGATCTCGAAGAGGCCTTGCGAAACAAGAGCCGCGCACTGGAGGACTTCCAGATGAAGTACCGTGAAGGGGACTCCGACCTTGAGCGTCAACTACGCGACAAGGAGGAAGAGCTTGAGATCTTCCGCGCCGGCATGGACCAGACGCTGCTGGAATTGAACGAGCTCAAGCTTAATGCCAATGCCAACGACAACGTCCTGGATGGCCATCTGGACACTCTCATTCAAGACAGCCTTCAGAAGATTAACGACATAATTGATTCGGTCCTACAAAGTGGCGTACAGCGTGTCGATGATGCTTTGTACGAATTAGACTCTCCCATGCAAGCTGGTAACCAGAATGCCACAGGTCCCTTCGTACTGTCGCAGATCGAAAAGGCATCAGCATGCGCTATGGAGTTTTCCACGGCCTTTAATAACTTCATTGCTGACGGACCAAACGCCAAGCATGCTGAAGTGATCAATGCCGTCAATAACTTTGGTGGCGCTATCGTCGATGTTTTGGTCAACACCAAGGGATTGACACGTTTTGCTTCGGATGAGAACAAATCGGATCAGCTCATCAACGGTGCGAGAGCTTCGGCAACGTCCACCATCAGGTTCTTCCGTAACGTTCAGTCAGTGCGCATGTACGATCTGGACGCTGAGCAGAAGATCGGTGTTGTCATCAACAATAGTACTGAGGTGGTGCGCAACCTGCAGAGTCTATCCAAGCTTGCGGACGCGTTTGCGCCCAAGAGCAAGATCACCAATGCATCTGGTGATCTTGGTGACCTGGTTGATAGCGAGTTGACCAAGGCCGCCAACGCTATTGATGCGGCTACAGAACGTCTATCCAAGCTGATGAAGAAGCCCAGAGACCAATATTCGACCTACGAGCTGCAAATCCACGACTCTATTCTCGAAGCCGCCATCGCGGTCACAAACGCCATCGCGAACCTCATCAAGGCCGCTACCGTCTCGCAACAAGAAATTGTCCGTGAAGGCCGAGGAAGCATGTCCAAGACGCAATTCTACAAGAAACACAACCGCTGGACCGAAGGGCTCATCAGTGCCGCCAAAGCTGTTGCTACATCAACCAACATGCTCATTGAGACGGCCGATGGCGTCATCTCGGGTCGCAACTCGCCCGAGCAGCTCATTGTCGCTTCCAACGACGTGGCTGCTTCGACGGCTCAGTTGGTGGCTGCCAGTCGTGTCAAGGCCAGCTTCATGAGCAAGACGCAAGACAAGCTTGAGAGTGCGTCCAAGACCGTCACAGCGGCTTGCAGGTCGCTCGTCAGGCAAGTGCAGGCGATTATCGCACAGAAGAACCGTGACGAGGGTGAATCTGTGGATTACAGCAAGTTGGGCGACCATGAGTTCAAGGTTCGCCAGATGGAGCAGCAG GTCGAGATCTTGCAGCTTGAGAACTCGCTTGCCCAGGCTAGGACTAGGTTGGGCGAGATGCGCAAGCTTTCCTACTTGGAAGAGTAG
- a CDS encoding pre-splicing factor SLU7, translating into MPPSQPKKPDVSAAAKERNEYIPSFISKKPFYAVDETGEDQTDYLEHQRLQKQEQDSKWYDRGKKAGPAATKFRKGACENCGAMTHKKKDCLSRPRKAGAKFTGKNIEADEVIQDVQLGFDAKRDRWNGYDATQFEEVIEEYNAMEEIRKKAKEAEKGDKSDDDDEGDKYDAETDMGRKQATSTRNLRLREDTAKYLLNLDLDSAKYDPKTRSMVDSGATADNAAQLVAEEGFQKASGDAAEFERAQRYAWETQERGDKNKLHLQANPTSGEVMRKKQLKEAEEMAAARKKALAEKYGTQEKFSDDTLRKKAITENERYVEYDERGNIKGAPKVKAKSKYPEDILLNNHTSVWGSWWSDFKWGFACCHSTIKNSYCTGEAGKEAFELADRMRTGAALEEVPKEIAWKEEGALEKHVPNAPDPAEKAKNDAASRKRALDEMTGSVNEDEMEEYRRKRTMAADPMAAYLSKGNKSEAV; encoded by the coding sequence ATGCCGCCCTCACAACCAAAGAAACCGGATGTCTCGGCCGCCGCCAAGGAGCGCAACGAGTACATCCCCTCCTTCATCTCGAAGAAACCCTTCTATGCCGTCGATGAAACTGGAGAGGACCAAACAGATTACCTTGAGCATCAACGTCTGCAGAAGCAGGAACAAGACTCCAAATGGTACGATCGCGGGAAGAAGGCCGGGCCGGCCGCGACCAAGTTTCGCAAAGGCGCATGCGAGAACTGCGGAGCCATGACCCATAAGAAGAAGGACTGCCTGAGTCGGCCGCGCAAAGCAGGCGCAAAGTTTACGGGGAAGAATATAGAAGCGGACGAAGTTATCCAGGATGTACAACTTGGGTTCGATGCGAAGCGCGATCGCTGGAATGGCTATGACGCGACGCAATTCGAGGAGGTTATCGAGGAGTACAATGCCATGGAGGAGATACGCAAGAAGGCAAAAGAGGCAGAGAAGGGCGACAAATcagatgacgacgatgaagGCGACAAGTACGACGCAGAGACAGACATGGGACGGAAGCAGGCCACATCTACACGAAACCTGCGGTTACGAGAGGATACCGCAAAGTACCTGCTCAACCTCGATCTCGATTCGGCCAAATACGACCCCAAGACGCGCTCCATGGTTGACAGCGGTGCAACAGCGGACAATGCAGCTCAATTGGTCGCGGAAGAAGGCTTCCAGAAGGCTTCGGGAGATGCAGCCGAGTTTGAAAGGGCACAGCGATATGCATGGGAGACGCAAGAGCGCGGAGACAAGAACAAGCTGCATCTGCAAGCCAACCCTACATCTGGCGAGGTCATGCGAAAGAAGCAGCTCAAGGAAGCCGAAGAGATGGCGGCGGCGAGAAAGAAGGCCCTGGCAGAGAAGTACGGAACCCAGGAAAAGTTCTCAGACGATACACTGCGGAAGAAGGCTATCACGGAGAACGAGCGATATGTCGAGTACGATGAGCGAGGCAATATTAAGGGAGCGCCGAAAGTCAAGGCAAAGTCAAAGTATCCGGAAGACATACTTCTCAACAATCACACATCAGTCTGGGGTAGCTGGTGGTCCGATTTCAAATGGGGCTTTGCGTGCTGTCACTCGACGATTAAGAATTCGTATTGTACAGGTGAGGCAGGCAAGGAAGCGTTTGAGCTAGCAGATCGGATGCGCACTGGCGCGGCGCTGGAAGAAGTTCCCAAGGAGATTGCATGGAAAGAGGAAGGAGCCCTAGAGAAACACGTGCCGAACGCTCCCGATCCCGCCGAAAAGGCCAAAAACGATGCTGCTAGTCGAAAACGGGCCCTCGACGAGATGACTGGCTCAGTGAATGAGGATGAGATGGAGGAGTACCGACGAAAACGCACAATGGCAGCAGACCCGATGGCGGCCTACCTCAGCAAAGGAAACAAAAGTGAGGCGGTTTGA